The genomic window TCTCTCTCCTTGGGTCTCCCTTTAGTGCCACAAAATAGGGCTGAGCCCCATCAGCTGAGCATCACACAGTCATAGACTACTAATGCTATAAAATGCCCAAAGCATCAAATGGGAGTCAATTATCCCCAATGCcccaactgaggcccagagagggggcaAGActttccccaggtcacacagtgagaCAGCGATAGAATGGGACAAGGTTTCTTTGGACCCGCCAGGCTCCAAGCCCCAGACTTGAGCTGAAGATGAAGTGGACAACTTGTTTAAGTTCCTTTTCTTTATAATAGAACTTGCTAGAGGAActagggagggaggggcagccaTACTTCCTAGCCTCAAGGTCCCCAGGGGAGAAGGAAAGCAAGGCCCTACCAGGCTGGGCGCAGAGTGGTTAGCAGTCCTGTTGGGCCAGGAGAAGTCCAACATCTGGCTGTTGAGCAGGATCCCTGAGGGGGTGATGAGGCCGCTGCCAAAGGGTCGGTTCAGGGAGCTGCGGGCCGAGGTTGGAGCCAGGTGAGTGTCAAGGCAGCCCTCACTCTCATCCAacccccacctccttccttgTCCAGATGATCCCTTGTGCCAGGTTCTGAGTCTGAGCTGGCATACCTGACCATGGCCACAATGAAGTCATCAGGGCCCATGATCAGCACCTGGGCAGCAGTGGGAGCCCCGTCCAGCTCGTAGACAGGCAGGAGGGGGGCAGGGGCCGCCTGGGAGTCATTGATGTGGCCCCGGAGGTAGGCAGCCTCCACCTTGCTGAAAAGACAAGGGGTAGGAGGTGAACACACAACAGGCTCTCATTATGCCCCACTTACCACACTTTGTGATGTCTGTTTGTGCAATTATCTGATTGACATCCACCTCCTGCACTGAACGACTAGGTCTATGAGAGCACAAGCTCACTTATTCCCAGCAAATAGGAAATATCTAGGAAATAGTTGCTGAGCAGAACAAATTTATTCAGGTGTTATTCAGATTCACTTCTAGAgccaatttttaatttattttatgtttaaatcaaGAATTTTTTAGTTACTTGATTTTACTCACTTAATTCTTTCTATGAAAGTAGCTAggacatagtagatgctcagaaAACACTTGTTTGGAATGAACAAATTGAATTCATTTAACTTAATGTTTGTAGTCCAGAACTAAAGTTTTATTAAGAGTTTAGTCAAGGGAGGGTTTTGTATACAGGGATCTTTACTTGctattagaattatttttttaagtcacaggaggacttggcacatagtaagtgcttaataactatttattggatgaattagttgaatgaatttaatataggggtgtgtgtgtgtgtttcagagcTAAATTTGTATTGATCTTGAAAACAACATGCAATTCTCCAGACTTCTTAAAGTTCAACCGAGGGTTTCTTACCTAATAACTCTTAGTTCAGTTACTCTAATTGATTAGAGAATGACAAGTTACCAAGGATTACTGAAGACATTCACTCCATTTCCAACCACAAAGGCTGGTGACCACACAGAGAAGGCACAGAGGGCTTCGTTTCATGTGGTTTGGATCAGTGGGTTGCAGGGGAGGCTTGGTTTTTAGCCTTCATCCTTGGGGCCTTGAGCTGGTTATCATTTTCAGTTGCTTCATTTGTGCTTTTCAATTATAAGCTTCTCATTTAGTCTCAACATTTCCAACTTAATTCATAGAGGGTTGTTTGAGTAGCAATATAAATTTGCATTAACTCTATTTTTGGCTTCTGATTTTTCCTTAGCTGGCCTTTAAGACAGTTATAGGAGCAGTTAAATAGTAACCATTCTTACACTTATTgccaattaataataataatgatattggTTGAACACTTATTATGTGTCAGACAACGTCCTAAGTGCTTTGGATGCATTTAGTCCTCACCATGACCTCTTGAGGCTGGCACCATTATTGTCAAGCCCCCTtgcagaaactgagacttagagagtaAAAATGACTTGCCCAGGCTGCACAGCTAGTGGATGgtgaagctgggatttgaaatgaGTCAGTCTGACCAGAGTCCACAGTCTTCCTACTGTGTTATGTTGCTAATGTAGATACAGTAAAATCAAAATCCCAACCACCTCCAGTATTTGCTTGGAGACTGTTATTATTGATATTACACTTTCTTTTCCCACTCAAAAGGGGAAACAGATGGGTCCATATAGGAGTCAAAAAAATTTGAGAGCCAGGTGAAGTTGACCAACTCATTGTACAAATGGGGAAATTGAGATACAAGGAGAGGCAACCACTGTGGCACACTGTGAGTTGGGGCTGAGTTGAAATTGACTTGGGACTTCAGGCTTTATTGTTCCACTAGCTGCTTTTCACCTGTTCTTTCCCCCATATCCTGCACCACCTCTGCAGTCCCCAGGGTCTTGCCCTAGGACCCACCTGAGCATGTCATCCATGCTCTCGGTGATGGTAGAATCGTAGACGGGATCTCCCAGTCTGCTGGCCAGGGCTAATGCGATCTTCAGGGTCTAAAAACAGAGCTGGGgtgtggaagaggctgccaggcccctcccagcacccacacccaggatcctcaTGTGTGAGAAGACTTGGAGGTGACTTAGTCCTGCACCATGGCAGCACCCCATCCCCTCACTTCCAGTGTCCCCAGACCCAGGGTAGGGTGGAGGAATCAGCTTTACCTCTGCCACCCAGTGAAGAGCCTGTTCCCGGGACACCAGGCTGGTTAGATTGAAGCCCTCGAGGATGTTGAGAGCACTGATGAGGGCAGGGCCCGTGTGCGGGGGTGGGGGACTGAGAACTAGGTGGCCTGAAAGGACAGGAAATGAGAGATGGCAGGGGAGGGGTCAAGGCATCTCTACATCCCACCATCACACAGACTGAGACCATTGCACTGGACTCCCTCATCAGATAGGGAAACTGCACTGAGAGGCAAAGTGTTGAGAGGCAAAGGGACCCACCCAAGTTCATATGCAGAGTCAAGGGCAGGGCCAGGACTCAACCCAGAAAACTGGCCTTTAGTGTCCTCTTCcatgtgaggaaactaaggctcaagaGGATCGTGAATTGCCCAGAGTCACACTGCAGTCCATTGGCAGAGCAGAGACAGGTGTCAAGATGTCCAGATTCCTGGTCCACCATGTGCCTTTCAGCTCCTCCCACAGACCAGCATAATTTTCAAGGCCCCTGATGGTCCCACCCAGAAAATTTCTTGGGAGCAGCAACCTCCTCTTTCTATTTGAGGCCCCTGTTATTAGATGTTTGGACAtcaaaggaataataataatacccgaCACATAACACTaacattaattaattcatttaatcctcacaatgggTACtgttataatccccattttacaggtgaggaaactgaggcacagagaggcagctAGTCCAAGGTTACAGGAGGCAAAGGGAACCCAGAGTACTCAAGGTACTGGCATTGCCAAGAGAACCCAGGCTAGGAAAGGGAGATGGAAAATCAAGTACACATTGAGTGTTTTTGAAATCAAATACATTCAGTGCCCACTCTGATCAGGGCAACTCTAACATCATCTCATCAAATCCTCATGGGTACCCTGagaggcaggtactattattatctcattttaaggAGGGAACCAGGGCTCAGAGTGGGAAGTAATTTGTTCAAGGTGAATGGCACAGCTAGTACTCAAACCCAAGTCTTCCTGGCTCCAAAGCTATGCTTTTCCTCTGTTCCATATACCACCACCTCTGGCAGAGGAATCAGGCTGGAGATTGAGGCCTGGAAACCTGAACTCAGAGGTGGCTTCTCCTGGGGCTTGAGGTGATTTGGGCCTCCAAGAGGGGAGGGAACCGGAGAATCTTCTGAGGGACCCTGGAAGCTACCATTTTGGGTTCAGCAAACATGGATTTCAACCATGTCATAAGCTTGGCTTTCGGGGTTCCTCATTGATTCTGAGTTTGGCAGGTTAAGTTCcattccctctctgggcctcagtttccttttggaACAATGAGCGGCGGGTCTATGACTGTCTTGAAAGGTTTGCTCTAACCTGAAGCTTAGATGGACTTTGGTCTTACAAATTCTTCTTAGGAAGTACAGAGCAGTGAGAgtggggctgaggagggggctgAGGAAACACAGTgcccaaatcaagaaaatttaTGGCCAGAACCCCAATTTCCAGGACTGAGTCTTTGACCAGACCTCCCTCCCCATATCCTAAATACTGGGGGAGCTGACCCCATGACTATTTCAGAAGGTAGGCTGGCTCTGGCTTGCTTCAACAATTGGCTGCCCAGGCAGCTCATTGCCTCACTTTCTCTCCTGTGAAATGGGGAGGAGTCTCTAGGCCAAAAGGATGTGGCCATGGACTGGGAGGCTTTTCTTGAGTGGGGACCCTGGGAGATAGGGGAGAGGTCACCTCTGTACACGCCACACACGGGCTTCTCCACGAGGGCACTGTAGTTGCTGAAGTCCTCCTCAGTTATGACACCCCCTGCGTGCTGagcctggaggggagagaatgaCCCCACCACTGCTGTGAGCCACAGACCACACTCTGAGCATGTGGTACGATAGGGCTTGGCCTATTGTATACATTTGGATCACAGACAGATCGGATGTTTATCATTTTTGTGCCTTCTGCAACTCCCATTATAGCCTTTAAGGACCCCATCAGCCCTGGATACTCCAGAAAAAAGGAATAGGGAAAAGCACTAACACCGAGCACCTACTATGAGCCTGATATTGCACTGGGTACATTCTATGAATGACTTAATAGaattcatagggttttcaaggCCCTTggtgatctggcccctgcctacctctcctaCCTCGTATCCTGCTATTCCCCAATGAACTCTGTACTGCCACCCAGAGTGACCTGCAGTTCCTAAACTCATGACTCCGTGTCCTTGCATGTACTGCTCTCTCTGCCTATAATAAAAGGAAGATTTTCCACTTATAGCAGCACTTGCCTATACGATATCAAAACTGAATTCTGCATTTCTCTACAACCAACTAAAGCCACTCTAAAACCATGAACTCTGGATGACCCTGGTAAGAATGACCCTTACTGGATGTAACCAAGCACTCTATTGACCAATGAACCAATCTTGTACAAACTGATGGGCTCATTCCATCCTATCCAGCACACTAATTTTCAATCATAAATTAGCACAGCTACTAGGAATGTTCTccctttttttagtattttttagtACTTGAAACCCCTGACTTTTAATCTACCCTCAGTGAACTACACATTGAATTTTTTGGCTGGTGTGTGTTCCTTTATCTGACAAGTTAATAAACTCaactctgggtttttttcttttaaagctctgACGGAATTTGTTAGCATCTCCTTCATCCCCTTCTCCACCTGCAGGAGAGGATACATGACCCAGGTCTGGCTAATCAGAGCATTCCTTTTCCATGCCACAGGGATTGGTTTGGGAATAGTCATGAGAACTATGACAGGCTCACGAATATAACCTTGAGGCTTTTGCTGGAACTACTGGAATGAGTAATGCTCTTTCTTTAGGATGGCTTTCTGGAAGGATGGCTGGTAGGGAGCAGGTGTGGAAAGGATCTGACAGAGAGTGAATTCAAACAGAGGGAGGTAGAGTcatgagacagaaagagagacagacaaagtCCTGACAATGTGATTGGAGCCCCTGGACCCACCAGATCTAAAGCCAGTACTCTGCTGGCCCTTCCAGTTAAGCCCATATCCATATCTATCACCATATCCATAcctccagtgcccagcacagggtctggcacagagcaggcacttgtGAGTGTAGAATGAATGACAGACCTATTTAATTCCCACAACTGTATGGCAGAGATAGATAAAATCATCTCCAATGAACAGATGGGAGAACCACTGAGTTGGTCTGTGTATCCTTATCTTGAACATAATTATCCGTTAGGAGTTTTGAACTATTGGCAACAGTTCTCAGAACTCATTACTGTCTCAGACCAAGACTCTTTGGGGTTGGTTGGTAAGCCCTTTTATCAATCTTCCCAGTCCAGATGGTCACCAGTGAAGGAGGTGTTTTCCCTAGTCCTAGAAAACTCAAGGGCAGGGTGGGATTGTGGACTTGGAGAAGCTACAGCTGATTCTGGGTCTCTGCCAGGCCTGGGAGGGACAGGACAGGCCCCTGGACAGGTTGGCACCAGCCCTGGGGAGCCCAAAGGTACTTTTCTCAATCAagacagaacagttccatcaccccagGAGGTTCTCTGCACTGCATCCCAGTCAACCCCTCCCTTCTCCaataaccactgatctgctttccatCTCCAGAGGTTAGTTTTGTCTATTCTAGAATTTCAAGTAAGTAGAATCTCcagtaaatatatgttaaaagaaagacagggaaggaagggggaagaggaCGTCCCTGCAGTAGGGTCCTTCAGGGCATGGGGGCTCCCTACACGCTCACCTCAGCCACCATCTCTAGCGTGAGGTTGCCACCGGCGTAGAAGGCAGCAGGGCCGGAGGTGCCGAGTGTATCCAGCACCAAGGCCAGGTCAGGCCGACGCAGCAGTGAACCAGGTAGTGGCGGGTGGCCTGAAGGCAGGAACATCTCTTGGAAGCGCTCCGAAGCATTGGGAGGTGGCTGTTCAGCCAGGGCGCGGGCTGCgggcagaggggaggctgggcaTGGGGGTGACAGGACTGGACTGGAGGGCTGAGATGCGCAATAGGTGGGGTGGATGAGGGCTGAGTGGTGGGCCCTAAGGGCCCTGGCCCCCCAGGAGCCTATTATGGGGGAGGCAGGGGTGTATATGGGCCCCTCCCAGATCCCCTCATTTGAGGCTGCCTCCTGGTGGGTAACAGTGATGGTGGGATAGGGTGGTAAGGGGATCTGAGGAGCAAACTGGAAGAGAGGTGCTTTCTGGCCTGGGCCCCAAATCTCAGAggttccctctcccctctccatcaACCTCATGCCTTTCCCCCGACCCCCAGGCCCCACTGACCTAGATCATGGGTCACGTTGAAGCCATCTTGGGCCACAGCTGCTGCGAAGGCCAGGACTTGGGACCATGGCAGCCTGGGGGGGCCGGAGAGCAGGGGGTGGAGGAGgtcctgggggaaggaggaggggtcttggggggaggggggttccTAGGAAGGAGATTCCTGGCAAGGGAAGGGGATATTAGCCGGGGGGGTGGAGAGTTGGGAAGGGAAGAATCCAGGAAGACAGGAGAAGGCCACCCAAGGAGGGGTACAGGCAGGGGCCCCTGGTCCCTAAGGGGAGGGTCTTTACCTGCCATAGAGCTGGTGAGCTTCGTGTAGCCCCTTCACCATTCCGGGGACCCCCACCAAGAGCCCAGGCTGGGTGAGGCGGGCAGGCGAGGGAGAGAGGAGACCAGGTCACTGGAAGGGGGGGGCTGGGCTGAACTCTGCAGAGCCCCAAGCCAGGGATGGGGGGCTGGCACAGGGGAGAGACACAGGCCAAGTATCCCAGAGGAGGGACAAGTAGTCCCCAGCAGGCATCCCTCCCATCTCCCTGACTTCATATCAGCAAATGCAGAAAGGCCTCCTTTATCTATCACAGTTGAGGGATTTATAAATTAAGCAAACTCTTTTAAGAGCCAAGGCATAACCAACTTAGATGGAAACCTGTCTACATTGGATTATACCTACGCCTGCCTTTTAAAATAGAGCACAAGGGACTTTCATTTAACCTTTTCGTTATCACACCACCATTACTCTGAGCTGTGATAAGCCACGTTTGGCTTTTACCACTGTACTAAATATCTACTTTTCCAAGttattctatttcttcctttgctcTCAGTGGATAGTAGGTTTGCCTCTAGCAGTTCCTCTCTAATAATATGTTGTGGGCTGGAAAAGTTACAGTCAACAGGCTCAGAGTGAGATGTGTGTTTTAGTGCAGCTACTTCACAACATCTCAGGCTGCTCAGCAGCCTGTTTTCCTCCTTCCTACGTGCCAGATAGGCAAGGTTGCCAGAGAGGTAAGGTGTTGCTGTCATTGCCTGTTATCAACCGTCCAGACTTTGTggttcattatttattttgggggCTACCTGTCTCCTTCATAGCCTAAGACCATCCTGCTTAactcttctcctcacctccataGTAAATACTCAGCAAAGTAATGCTTGGGTTAGTAAAAGGGCAGTGAAGGGAGATACCCCTGGACCCTCTTTTCTCACCAGGGCCCCCACCTTGGTCTCCCAGGATCTCTGCAGGGCCTCTTCCCTGAGAGCCCCTGGTGCAGACTCCCGGAAATCAATTAGGTGGCTCTCATTTCGTCGGATGTCATGTATCAGCATCACGCCCCCactgggagagagacagaaaggggagGTTGATAATA from Equus asinus isolate D_3611 breed Donkey chromosome 15, EquAss-T2T_v2, whole genome shotgun sequence includes these protein-coding regions:
- the GGT7 gene encoding glutathione hydrolase 7 isoform X1; amino-acid sequence: MAAENEASQESALGAYSPVDYMSITSFPRLPEDEPAPAAPLRGRKDEDAFLGDPDTDPDSFLKSARLQRLPSSSSEMGSQDGSPLRETRKDPFSAAAAECSCRQDGLTVIVTACLTFATGVTVALVMQIYFGDPQIFHQGAVVTDAARCTSLGIEVLGKQGSSVDAAVAAALCLGIVAPHSSGLGGGGVMLIHDIRRNESHLIDFRESAPGALREEALQRSWETKPPIPGLGLCRVQPSPPLPVTWSPLSLACPPHPAWALGGGPRNGEGATRSSPALWQDLLHPLLSGPPRLPWSQVLAFAAAVAQDGFNVTHDLARALAEQPPPNASERFQEMFLPSGHPPLPGSLLRRPDLALVLDTLGTSGPAAFYAGGNLTLEMVAEAQHAGGVITEEDFSNYSALVEKPVCGVYRGHLVLSPPPPHTGPALISALNILEGFNLTSLVSREQALHWVAETLKIALALASRLGDPVYDSTITESMDDMLSKVEAAYLRGHINDSQAAPAPLLPVYELDGAPTAAQVLIMGPDDFIVAMVSSLNRPFGSGLITPSGILLNSQMLDFSWPNRTANHSAPSLENSVQPGKRPLSFLLPTVVRPAEGLCGTYLALGANGAARGLSGLTQVLLNVLTLNRNLSDSLARGRLHPDLQSNLLQVDSEFTEEDIEFLEARGHHVEKVDVLSWVHGSRRTNNFIIGVKDPRSPDAAGATIL
- the GGT7 gene encoding glutathione hydrolase 7 isoform X3; translation: MAAENEASQESALGAYSPVDYMSITSFPRLPEDEPAPAAPLRGRKDEDAFLGDPDTDPDSFLKSARLQRLPSSSSEMGSQDGSPLRETRKDPFSAAAAECSCRQDGLTVIVTACLTFATGVTVALVMQIYFGDPQIFHQGAVVTDAARCTSLGIEVLGKQGSSVDAAVAAALCLGIVAPHSSGLGGGGVMLIHDIRRNESHLIDFRESAPGALREEALQRSWETKPGLLVGVPGMVKGLHEAHQLYGRLPWSQVLAFAAAVAQDGFNVTHDLARALAEQPPPNASERFQEMFLPSGHPPLPGSLLRRPDLALVLDTLGTSGPAAFYAGGNLTLEMVAEAQHAGGVITEEDFSNYSALVEKPVCGVYRGHLVLSPPPPHTGPALISALNILEGFNLTSLVSREQALHWVAETLKIALALASRLGDPVYDSTITESMDDMLSKVEAAYLRGHINDSQAAPAPLLPVYELDGAPTAAQVLIMGPDDFIVAMVSSLNRPFGSGLITPSGILLNSQMLDFSWPNRTANHSAPSLENSVQPGKRPLSFLLPTVVRPAEGLCGTYLALGANGAARGLSGLTQVLLNVLTLNRNLSDSLARGRLHPDLQSNLLQVDSEFTEEDIEFLEARGHHVEKVDVLSWVHGSRRTNNFIIGVKDPRSPDAAGATIL
- the GGT7 gene encoding glutathione hydrolase 7 isoform X2; the protein is MAAENEASQESALGAYSPVDYMSITSFPRLPEDEPAPAAPLRGRKDEDAFLGDPDTDPDSFLKSARLQRLPSSSSEMGSQDGSPLRETRKDPFSAAAAECSCRQDGLTVIVTACLTFATGVTVALVMQIYFGDPQIFHQGAVVTDAARCTSLGIEVLGKQGSSVDAAVAAALCLGIVAPHSSGLGGGGVMLIHDIRRNESHLIDFRESAPGALREEALQRSWETKVGALPGLLVGVPGMVKGLHEAHQLYGRLPWSQVLAFAAAVAQDGFNVTHDLARALAEQPPPNASERFQEMFLPSGHPPLPGSLLRRPDLALVLDTLGTSGPAAFYAGGNLTLEMVAEAQHAGGVITEEDFSNYSALVEKPVCGVYRGHLVLSPPPPHTGPALISALNILEGFNLTSLVSREQALHWVAETLKIALALASRLGDPVYDSTITESMDDMLSKVEAAYLRGHINDSQAAPAPLLPVYELDGAPTAAQVLIMGPDDFIVAMVSSLNRPFGSGLITPSGILLNSQMLDFSWPNRTANHSAPSLENSVQPGKRPLSFLLPTVVRPAEGLCGTYLALGANGAARGLSGLTQVLLNVLTLNRNLSDSLARGRLHPDLQSNLLQVDSEFTEEDIEFLEARGHHVEKVDVLSWVHGSRRTNNFIIGVKDPRSPDAAGATIL
- the GGT7 gene encoding glutathione hydrolase 7 isoform X4 translates to MAAENEASQESALGAYSPVDYMSITSFPRLPEDEPAPAAPLRGRKDEDAFLGDPDTDPDSFLKSARLQRLPSSSSEMGSQDGSPLRETRKDPFSAAAAECSCRQDGLTVIVTACLTFATGVTVALVMQIYFGDPQIFHQGAVVTDAARCTSLGIEVLGKQGSSVDAAVAAALCLGIVAPHSSGLGGGGVMLIHDIRRNESHLIDFRESAPGALREEALQRSWETKPGLLVGVPGMVKGLHEAHQLYGRLPWSQVLAFAAAVAQDGFNVTHDLARALAEQPPPNASERFQEMFLPSGHPPLPGSLLRRPDLALVLDTLGTSGPAAFYAGGNLTLEMVAEAQHAGGVITEEDFSNYSALVEKPVCGVYRGHLVLSPPPPHTGPALISALNILEGFNLTSLVSREQALHWVAETLKIALALASRLGDPVYDSTITESMDDMLSKVEAAYLRGHINDSQAAPAPLLPVYELDGAPTAAQVLIMGPDDFIVAMVSSLNRPFGSGLITPSGILLNSQMLDFSWPNRTANHSAPSLENSVQPGKRPLSFLLPTVVRPAEGLCGTYLALGANGAARGLSGLTQVLLNVLTLNRNLSDSLARGRLHPDLQSNLLQVSSQRKILSSWKPGVTMWRR